The Cryptococcus neoformans var. grubii H99 chromosome 8, complete sequence DNA window AATAGCCTTCGTGGTAAAGGACGGCCACCAATGCGAAGAGGCACAACAGAGCCCACTGAAAAGCCCAAACCCACCCTACTAATGGCTGACGCGGCTTTAAGCACTCCCCACGCTTTGCCATTTGCCGATGTTAAACCTTCCCCCAGTGTCTTCGCCTCTGCGGGTCTGGTGAAAAAGAAGTCACGCTTTTCCGGTGCGGAAATCCCAAAGTTTGGCAGTGAGCCGCTGGCGAATGTCAAGAGGACGCAATCTGCCGCGCAATATGGCATGCAGCCTGCTCCTGGCCCTGGATCAATGCAGCCCCCTAGCCCTGTATCGCCCATCCAATCCATGTCCGCTCCGTCGATACCATTGAAAGGCACTGGTTTTATGACAGCAGGATCAAGCAATGCCCATTTTGCCCAACAAGCCCAAAAGACAAGAGGCttaaggaagaagaggagttCGATGTTCAAAGCTGGAAGCTCCATCAGTAGTATGGAAATGATTAGAGGGAACAGTCGCGGTTCGATTAGTGGAGTATCGTTGTCTCCCGTAACTCCGACGAAACATGACGGTAAGTTCATCTATTGATGCTGGCATCACAGCTGACGAGGTGTGTAGGTGCCCCCAAGGTCTACGGGCTGACGACCCCATCACCAATACGAGCGCCTGTCGTCTACCCCTTCGCTTCCTCTAACCCTGTCGACCTCGACCTCTTCTCTACTCCCCCGTCTAATCGGCTTAATCGACCGGGCGCTCTTGATGCCCCCATTGCTGAGCGATATCGATCAATGCTTGCTGGAAGTCCTAATGCCACAATGGAAGCTCAACGTAAACCAGTAATCCGAGCTTCCAATCCCATGTTGGCCGCTAGTTTTAAGAGTGCTGCTCAAATAACTACGCCAGCTAGAGGCCACACGTCTCAGGGCCTATCTATGTTTGTTGGTAGGCCGAAACTAGGTGGTGAGGGCATCACAAGGCTCGAAACAGATTTCGCGCTCGTGGAGAATCTTGGTAATGGAGCATTTTCCCAGGTATGGAAGGTTCGTGAGAAGAAAACCGGCAAAGTCTTCGCCGTCAAAGCAGGTAAACCTTACACCGGTGCCAAGAATCGTCTTCGACAGCTTGAAGAGATTGCCATCTTACGTGAGCTTTCTCTCGACCCGCACCCAAATGTTATCCAATACATCGATTCTTGGGAATCTCACTCTCGCCTGTATATCCTCACAATCCTGGTTGATTGCGGTGACCTTTccaccttcctttctcttctaaGCGACCACGGCGGCATCCGCGAGGCTCGTGTGTGGAAATCCTTGGTAGAACTCGCTGAAGGTATCGACCACATCCATAAACaccacttcctccaccttgacGTCAAACCATCCAACATTTTGATTAACAGCGCTGGTGGACTAGTCGTTGCCGATTTGGGTATGGCCGTCATTTGCGGCGACGGTCCTGACGGTCATATGCTCGGGGGTATGAGCCCTGCGTTACCTGAAAGGGACGAGAAAGGAGGGTTCGTGTGGGATCAAGTAGAGACGCCtatggatgatggaaagaagagtttgGCCATGGTGCCAAGTCCTATCATGGATCGAGAGGTCGAAGGGGACAGGGAGTATCTGTGCCCTGAAGCCTTGAGTGAGGCTGAGATGATAGGGAAGGGCGCAGATGTGTTCAGCTTGGGTATTTTGTTGTTGGAATCGGCGCTCAATGTTGTGCTACCCAGCAGTAAGTGATGATTGTTGTTGGATGTCTCGTGACATGTTGCTAAgtatcttttttttttagaTGGGGACGCTTGGGTACAACTTCGCAATGATGATTTCTCTGATCTTAATGGGATTTACATTCCCCGCCCACATTCCGCATCATCCCCTAATCTTAATCCTCCCTCCGACGATCCCAACATGCCAGTCCTGTCGGATGACATATTGACTGTCATCAAGGGTATGATGCGATCCAATCCCGACCGACGATGGAGTCTAGGTGATGTCTGGAGGCATCCAGTTGTCAAAAGGGTGAGAGCTTCCGAACGGGGAAAAGCTTTGGTAGAGGAAAGCGACGAATGGTTGAAAAAGGTACTTGGAGAAGAATTGTAAAATAATaaaagcagaagaagcaaaggCGTCGGAAAAATATAGCGTAGATCAAAAGAGAAATCATTGTTTTCAAAGTAGACTGTATCATAATTTGCATGCCATCGACGATGGCCTTATCTTATAAATAAGTCGAATgcacctttttttttgctcaACTTcagctcaagaagaagctgcaaTCGTAAACATACATATGGATAATAAACAAGTGTATGCAGGTCATGCAAGAACCGATCCGATCTATCTCATATCGTAAAATTCAAGATTTAAAACGAACTTGTGCTCTCTGCAGTCTCTTCTACACCAACCCATCATACAGTGACAGAGCCTATTTAAATGTAGATCAGTTGCCGTTTCTTCAACGTCTATGATATCCAGCAGCGCACCTGTACGATGGTCGGATCCTGCTTGGAGCCCTCCTTGAACTCGTCATATGTCAGTCGATGGTCCTTATTCAGATCCATGTTCCTAAAGATCTTGTCGACTCGCTTGAACACAAAACATATCAGTATTGTAACGACGGTTTTTGCAAGTGTTTCAAATTCTGACCTTTTCGGGAgtatcttcatcctctggcAACTGGACCATTTGTCCTGTCATTTTATAAATAGATCGTACAATCTGAAGCATCTCATCGTAGGTGATGTAACCGTCTTGGTTAATATCATACAGTTGGAACGCCCATTTAAGCTTTTCGTCAAGACGACCCCGAGAGGTAACCGAAAGGGCGCAGATGAACTCCTGCAAAGGGTATATGAGCTGTTTGTCATGCCCAACATATTTCTTCCGGCACAAACGCACCTTGAATTCTATTGTCCCAGACTTATCTTCGTCAAACACCTACACGTAAATAACTGTCAGTTTGCCAATGGTGACGCGTTCTGCTTACTCACGTTGAAGACATAATCTGCAAACTGACTAGGATCACCGAAAGGAAAGAATTGTCGATAGATTTTCTTAAACTCTGTGCATACTTTTAGCCAGACGCAAAAATGAAATAAAAGTTGATACCCACCTTCCTTGTTCAGTTGACCACTAGGACAGTCCTTGAGGAAGCCTTTGTACTGTTCCCGGGGATAGTCAGCCCTCCGGACTCGCATCCCTTAATTCACTCACCCATTGTTGGAGTTCCTATAATGTGCGGAATCGTACAGGTCATTCTCGTCAGGAAACTGTACGCCAGTCGCAACATGCAAATATGTCTCACCTTCTTATCGACTACGCGCGTACGTGGTCAGCACTGTTCACCTGCTCCGATGGCCGCGGAGTGTACTCACAGTAAGTGTTTTTTTGGAGCTCGGCAAGCTCTTCAGAGGATAATTTGGATTGCGACTTTCCCATTAGAAACCTGTTTGATGTTCCGGGAGCGGCAGGACGTTACTTGTCTGCGTGTGAGGAAGGGTGCTTGGTATGTGGATATGCGGATGTAATTAGTTGGAGGGGATGTTGATATGTGGTGAGTCTGGGCC harbors:
- a CDS encoding calcium-binding protein NCS-1, which gives rise to MGKSQSKLSSEELAELQKNTYFDKKELQQWYKGFLKDCPSGQLNKEEFKKIYRQFFPFGDPSQFADYVFNVFDEDKSGTIEFKEFICALSVTSRGRLDEKLKWAFQLYDINQDGYITYDEMLQIVRSIYKMTGQMVQLPEDEDTPEKRVDKIFRNMDLNKDHRLTYDEFKEGSKQDPTIVQALSLYDGLV
- a CDS encoding Wee protein kinase, which translates into the protein MHHTLAPAHTCPPSSAPHSPPRTTVTPLRQSSSQTCRPSTSSLPRSHKRAKSTRQSLGGRPKREASIPMLSQQLSTFSLRQDVLSEMLAQETPPTITSPFKYASHTTSASLTTPYTSTFKHHPSAEHMPAKSKSAGPKFVTQNSKGRHIEDISPTRPASEDHLADWDVSHPSSDEPDLEWLQSGEWLPPLQSKESNAQDCLQGSLQHCRDRDCSVSSMEFSGSDTSSVSLLSLARSSLEQQTRPDIVQWDENPAEIDGEQAGHSGFDARSGSSALHLPIKLNSSPSISPFITSDCHKPPNDTPPGPFDNQADFPMDSPSVFSTRSSQHARSDSRSTILPRLLLSKKSTATLREQNERSKVLGHMEDEEMMSDVEDIPSPKSPSRPKSFWDRAKFKTSRNRFDGNGFGATFGLGIELGPRRIPSVEDHNENNGLSVSLASDSSGDADLSPSRSLLANRRSSSTFAHDPANDNAPEVGPRFEAPTRPTMPRRIPTVGSILQRIPRTSSPAIPTLNSLRGKGRPPMRRGTTEPTEKPKPTLLMADAALSTPHALPFADVKPSPSVFASAGLVKKKSRFSGAEIPKFGSEPLANVKRTQSAAQYGMQPAPGPGSMQPPSPVSPIQSMSAPSIPLKGTGFMTAGSSNAHFAQQAQKTRGLRKKRSSMFKAGSSISSMEMIRGNSRGSISGVSLSPVTPTKHDGAPKVYGLTTPSPIRAPVVYPFASSNPVDLDLFSTPPSNRLNRPGALDAPIAERYRSMLAGSPNATMEAQRKPVIRASNPMLAASFKSAAQITTPARGHTSQGLSMFVGRPKLGGEGITRLETDFALVENLGNGAFSQVWKVREKKTGKVFAVKAGKPYTGAKNRLRQLEEIAILRELSLDPHPNVIQYIDSWESHSRLYILTILVDCGDLSTFLSLLSDHGGIREARVWKSLVELAEGIDHIHKHHFLHLDVKPSNILINSAGGLVVADLGMAVICGDGPDGHMLGGMSPALPERDEKGGFVWDQVETPMDDGKKSLAMVPSPIMDREVEGDREYLCPEALSEAEMIGKGADVFSLGILLLESALNVVLPSNGDAWVQLRNDDFSDLNGIYIPRPHSASSPNLNPPSDDPNMPVLSDDILTVIKGMMRSNPDRRWSLGDVWRHPVVKRVRASERGKALVEESDEWLKKVLGEEL